The segment TCGACCAAACCGAGCGTACAGAAAAGATTCATGACGCATAATCAGGGTTGGAATCTGTTCGAACGGGATCAGAAGTATTGGGAAGAATATCACGCCTACTATCGTGACGTCGTCCAACTAGTCGATACTCAGTTGGGCCAAGTTCTGAGTGCGTTGGATCAATTCAAGCTGACTTCATCCACCTGCCGGTTCTTTACCTCGGATCATGGCGACATGGATACGCACCATCGTCTCATCTACAAGGGCCCTTTCATGTACGACCAGATGGTTCGGGTCCCATTCATTGCCTCGATTCCGGAACAGCATCGTTCAACCGAGCAGCCTCAAACCAGCGACGACTTTATGATTCTGACCGATGTCGTTCCCACTCTCCTCGATTTCGCAGGTGCCTCCGTGCCCGAATGTGATGGCCAGTCGCTCAAACCATTTTTAACAGGCTCCGGAAAGATGCCTAACCGGGAAGCAGTGATCAGTCAATACTATGGGAAGCAGAACTGGGTGAACCCTATTCGCATGGTGAGAACGAAGAAGTACAAATACAATCGCTACATTGAACATGGCGAAGAACTGTACGACTTGGAACAGGATCCGCATGAGATAGTGAATCTGGCAAATGATGGAGACTACAGCGAAGTAAAACAGGAACTGTCCGCCCAGTTGGATGCTTGGATCAAGCAACATCAAGATCCGTTTGACACATTCAGTTCGAACGATTCTGCACGCCCTGATCCGGCCGAACGGCGACCGAAAGACCGGAGAACTTAGGCCCTTGGTTTCGTATGAACAGATAAGTATCGCGTGCTATTCGCTCAACGGACCATACAGCTCGGGGCGGCGGAAACGGAAGAGGTACTCGGGTTCCGCACGCGCCTGAATAAGATCATCTCGTTGAAGTTTGTAGCTTAGCAGTCCTGGTTCGTCACCCGGTTGGGTCCAAGTCGCCAGCTTCTCACCACGAGGCCCCACGATCAGCCCCCCTCCCGGAAAGTTTTGCGAGACTCCCGCACAGGTCACTTCTCCGACATAGTTACAGGCCACACCAAAGACACCGTTCTCGGCACAACGGGCCGCCAGGGCTGTCGACGCCCAAGCTTCCCATCCCGCAGGAGTACGCGGGGGAGGATCGGCCGCGAAGGGGAATAGGACGATCTCTACATTCTGAACGGCCAGTAAGCGAGTCGATTCGGGGAGCAGGGTGTCAAAACAGATATTACAGCCTATCC is part of the Polystyrenella longa genome and harbors:
- a CDS encoding sulfatase family protein; the encoded protein is MSRNDAMNDPANTSKASRRQFVKQVSAGAVATLLTGSKLLQAAETVPEKQPNLLFVCTDQQHWEALGCVDTFFKTPAMDQLAEEGTRFNETYCTTPQCSASRSSLLTGFYPSATGVYNNMDAAAGNPLSQKTIGAHLQEAGYDTAYFGKWHLGDNPTGNAGWDERVIDKSDPKITELGIDYLKRKQNSEKPFALFLMYVNPHDIYHYQPDKSKVDDLPISLPKSWYEDDLSTKPSVQKRFMTHNQGWNLFERDQKYWEEYHAYYRDVVQLVDTQLGQVLSALDQFKLTSSTCRFFTSDHGDMDTHHRLIYKGPFMYDQMVRVPFIASIPEQHRSTEQPQTSDDFMILTDVVPTLLDFAGASVPECDGQSLKPFLTGSGKMPNREAVISQYYGKQNWVNPIRMVRTKKYKYNRYIEHGEELYDLEQDPHEIVNLANDGDYSEVKQELSAQLDAWIKQHQDPFDTFSSNDSARPDPAERRPKDRRT